Proteins encoded within one genomic window of Salmo trutta chromosome 11, fSalTru1.1, whole genome shotgun sequence:
- the LOC115202173 gene encoding uncharacterized protein LOC115202173: MNRRLVLTILALNVVTNEIKESTSQPLTPSNSTPATTIPPAPTTSCVCNISTSCSSPTQPVSPPPALGFIKVKWEETSCKGDVHLSLLSSHSLPLCFNSWTHRSLQHAGLCNRKGCEGSPKWTKINPNTLGYQINMNGSVTNNPCTTLRIQCEVIPDQLVGYKVVTGLLCVLVLVVLMVRFWQPSLKALRRRLSDKRQSRWIGPTQSQSVSYHRGKAGLQLNDNTDKRHSYPGLERLTVNNSREPSSNRNSDYDSYNL; this comes from the exons ATGAATAGAAGGCTTGTACTTACAATCCTGGCCCTGAATGTTG taaccAATGAAATCAAGGAATCCACCTCCCAACCTCTCACACCATCCAACTCCACTCCTGCTACCACCATTCCCCCTGCTCCCACCACTTCCTGTGTGTGTAATATCTCCACTTCCTGCTCCTCTCCGACCCAGCCCGTGTCTCCGCCACCTGCGCTGGGTTTTATCAAGGTCAAATGGGAAGAAACGTCCTGTAAGGGGGACGtacacctgtctctcctctcgtCCCATTCCTTACCACTCTGCTTTAACAGTTGGACCCATCGTAGCCTTCAACATGCAGGGTTGTGTAACAGGAAGGGCTGTGAGGGCTCCCCAAAGTGGACGAAGATCAATCCTAACACTTTGGGTTACCAGATCAATATGAATGGAAGTGTTACCAACAACCCCTGTACAACACTGAGGATCCAGTGCGAAG TCATCCCAGATCAGTTAGTGGGCTATAAGGTGGTGACTGGTCTGCTGTGTGTTCTGGTGCTGGTGGTGCTGATGGTGCGTTTCTGGCAGCCCTCCCTCAAGGCCCTCCGTAGGAGAC TGTCAGACAAGAGACAGAGTCGGTGGATCGGACCGACGCAGAGCCAAAGTG tCTCCTACCATAGAGGGAAGGCTGGACTCCAACTTAACGACAACACAGACAAGAGACACTCCTACCCTG GATTGGAGAGGCTGACGGTGAACAACAGCCGAGAGCCTTCGTCTAACAGAAACAGTGATTATGACTCTTATAACttgtga
- the LOC115201987 gene encoding transmembrane protein 132A-like, whose product MALLRLCGFSGSFGGAVMGELSCPSASWGREGVKALVLYSLLVLVHTSHAQPPLPLSLLAKILVPPPWHALPLSQADLGPLFSNSSPFAFTQSLLMVPPAGEASKAGVRASFGPYSVSQLVSGPILPLSPPLSASLLSKHVERERDEGGKERYRVRVLFHVRGDTSRGNCITLHAFKETEEQKASCITQPPLGLCVVTLALPKDWFEADQTSQPYLSPNQRARHTHRHRTRNRGRRHEGVVVGGAGGIPFPGALRYSPAHAGDRIQLFYSLFGTASNLKLAPSRCVQDKLPQSQRELFYIGAVTLREYNKRKEANGTKEEIGCLNGQEEEELRLDSNVLIRYCRGPVRAGQPIRVSVNLRANFSAEFVVIRLKVKKGLLSLVAQRSLNSDLWVVSLERTQGSKHDVISIICHKLAGHMDSDSPAALQQVACLSVDGLRRSFGVAMTVSASWRVEYSGRKNPPPPHGGVVSSFSFTDREIVGISPITESGMIINTAILTSEPVSLPVIVLAVGHDGKVSDITTAVKCQSSNDDIVKVSSDCSTLFVDGSESGVGSTCVGVEFLLGTLSGSLCLSVWAPVVPLRVSLSDNELSAIEGWNHYTENGCSPVYQRSTVQVLAQFSAQGGQGQLTYLLGSSDWFVDATEMVRNWLRVENPRVAVLDKQSNLIGLHPGKTSVHVISNQWDGVLGSCDVIVTSEHVTPGDLSVQVVGGLGMSINASPAHPAVVTATVTAYNILYQRGQEASISVWLQFSDDSATLLSTFSRGTFALRLSSLAETVVAVMPGPSPRVVAQGEGGGPLLKAELLVTTCKPMTNSVDGDLANSKEGSGTKRLAKGSGWIRVNLDSDLRPMGSEEADFELLDISDMLVESSDRDVKYSNFLDNDILIGNVTTVKGDDYYDKAGDGMIARNDLERAVLTPNHEESAVFFSPGLEREREEKPEGTELGVGVGAVLSLLCLSVLLFLVKCLPCALRVRRMRRKDMNMEGVEGVRFSNWDFRKNWDFGACYQNVQLYSCT is encoded by the exons ATGGCACTTTTGAGGTTGTGTGGTTTTTCGGGATCCTTCGGGGGTGCAGTGATGGGTGAGCTCAGCTGCCCCAGTGCATCGTGGGGGAGAGAGGGCGTGAAGGCGCTTGTGCTCTATTCGCTCCTAGTACTCG TACACACATCCCATGCCcagcctcccctccctctctccctccttgccAAAATCCTTGTCCCCCCTCCCTGGCACGCTCTGCCCCTGTCGCAGGCTGATCTTGGCCCACTGTTCTCCAACTCCAGCCCCTTCGCCTTCACCCAGTCCCTGCTCATGGTGCCTCCGGCTGGGGAAGCCTCCAAAGCTGGGGTTCGGGCTTCATTCGGGCCTTACTCTGTCAGCCAG CTGGTCTCTGggcccatcctccccctctcccctcctctgtctgCATCTCTCCTCTCTAAAcacgtggagagagagagggatgaaggaggaaaggagaggtacAGGGTGAGGGTGTTGTTCCATGTGCGAGGGGACACCAGCAGAGGGAACTGTATCACCCTCCACGCCTTCAAAGAGACCGAGGAGCAGAAGGCTTCCTGTATCACACAG cCTCCACTGGGTCTATGTGTGGTGACCCTGGCCCTACCTAAGGACTGGTTTGAGGCGGACCAGACCAGCCAGCCCTACCTCAGCCCCAACCAGCgtgccagacacacacaccgacaccgCACCCGTAATCGGGGACGACGGCACGAGGGTGTTGTCGTCGGTGGAGCCGGTGGCATCCCCTTCCCAGGCGCTCTCCGATACAGCCCCGCTCACGCTGGCGACCGCATCCAGCTGTTCTACTCATTGTTCGGCACAGCATCCAACCTCAAACTAGCACCCTCTAGGTGTGTGCAAGACAAATTACCACAGTCTCAGAGAGAGTTGTTTTATATAGGAGCTGTGACTCTGAGGGAGTACAATAAGCGGAAAGAGGCCAACGGGACCAAAGAGGAAATAGGCTGTTTAAatggacaggaagaggaggagctacGGTTGGATTCCAACGTGCTGATTCGCTATTGCAGGGGACCGGTCCGAGCGGGACAGCCAATAAGGGTTTCTGTGAACCTGAGGGCCAATTTCAGTGCAGAGTTTGTTGTTATCCG ACTGAAGGTGAAGAAAGGCCTTTTGTCTCTGGTTGCCCAGCGCTCCCTGAACTCTGACCTCTGGGTTGTGAGCCTGGAGAGAACCCAGGGCTCCAAGCATGATGTCATCTCCATCATCTGCCACAAGCTGGCCGGACACATGGACAGCGACAG tcCCGCTGCTCTGCAGCAGGTTGCCTGTCTGTCAGTGGACGGCTTGCGAAGGAGTTTCGGGGTTGCCATGACGGTATCGGCCAGCTGGCGGGTAGAGTACTCAGGCCGTAAAAACCCTCCGCCACCACACGGCGGAGTAGTGAGCAGCTTCTCCttcacagacagagagatagtggGCATCTCTCCCATAACTGAA AGTGGCATGATCATCAACACGGCCATCTTGACCAGCGAGCCCGTGTCACTTCCTGTCATTGTGCTGGCAGTGGGGCATGATGGGAAGGTGTCTGACATCACCACGGCGGTGAAGTGCCAGTCGTCCAACGATGATATCGTCAAG GTGTCAAGCGACTGCTCCACCCTCTTCGTGGACGGAAGTGAATCAGGGGTGGGCAGCACCTGTGTAGGGGTGGAGTTTCTCCTGGGCACGCTCAGTGGGTCCCTGTGTCTGTCCGTGTGGGCTCCTGTCGTCCCGCTGCGCGTCTCACTGTCCGACAACGAGCTGAGCGCCATCGAGGGCTGGAACCACTACACGGAGAACGG CTGTTCTCCAGTGTACCAGAGGTCCACGGTTCAGGTTCTGGCCCAGTTCAGTGCTCAGGGGGGCCAGGGTCAGCTGACCTACCTGCTGGGCTCCTCTGATTGGTTTGTGGATGCCACAGAGATGGTCCGTAATTGGCTGAGGGTAGAGAATCCTCGCGTGGCGGTCCTCGACAAGCAGAGCAATCTGATTGGTCTACACCCGGGGAAAACTTCAGTTCAT GTCATATCAAACCAATGGGACGGTGTTCTGGGTAGCTGTGATGTCATCGTGACCTCTGAACACGTGACCCCAGGTGACCTCTCCGTGCAGGTTGTGGGAGGACTCGGTATGTCAATCAATGCAAGCCCTGCCCATCCTGCTGTTGTCACAGCAACCGTGACAGCATACAACATCCTCTACCAGCGTGGGCAG gaaGCGTCCATCAGTGTCTGGCTCCAGTTCAGCGATGATAGCGCCACGTTGCTCTCCACCTTCAGCCGTGGTACCTTCGCCCTTCGCCTCTCCTCATTGGCAGAAACCGTGGTTGCCGTGATGCCCGGCCCGTCACCGCGCGTCGTCGCCCAGGGCGAAGGGGGCGGGCCTTTACTGAAAGCAGAACTCCTGGTCACCACCTGCAAGCCAATGACGAACTCCGTTGACGGGGACCTGGCCAATTCAAAGGAAGGAAGCGGGACCAAGAGGCTGGCTAAAGGATCAGGCTGGATCAGGGTGAACCTGGACTCGGACCTTCGTCCAATGGGGAGCGAGGAGGCGGACTTTGAGCTGCTTGACATTTCGGACATGCTGGTGGAGTCATCGGACAGGGACGTTAAGTACAGCAACTTCCTGGACAATGACATCCTCATAGGGAACGTCACCACCGTCAAAGGTGACGACTATTATGACAAGGCCGGCGATGGGATGATCGCCAGGAATGACCTGGAGCGAGCGGTGTTGACCCCGAATCACGAAGAGAGCGCTGTGTTCTTCTCTCccgggttggagagagagagggaggagaaaccGGAGGGTACAGAGCTGGGGGTGGGTGTCGGGGCAGTTCTCTCCCTTCTCTGCCTCTCCGTACTCCTCTTCCTGGTGAAATGTCTGCCCTGCGCTTTGAgggtgaggaggatgaggaggaaggaCATGAacatggagggggtggagggagtg aGATTCTCCAACTGGGATTTCCGTAAGAACTGGGATTTTGGGGCATGTTACCAGAATGTGCAACTCTATTCCTGCACATGA